The Planktothrix agardhii NIES-204 genomic interval TTGCTGGAAATATTACTTATATTAAAGATTATGTTAAGGATTTATTGAATTTAATTGAATTATATCAAGAACATTATCCTAATCCGGTGGATGAAATCACCGATGAAATTGATTCTATTGATTTAGAATATTTAATCGAAGATGTGCCGAAATTGTTATCTGCGATGGAAAATGGGGCAGAACGGTTACATCAAATTAGTAATTCTTTACGGACATTTGGAAGATTTGAAGGCGATCGCCAAGTGTTATTTAATATTCATGATGGCATTAATAGTGTGTTATTAATGTTAAAAAGTCGCTGCAAAGGCACTAAAATTAGGTCTCCGATTGAAGTTGTTAAAAATTATGGGAATATTCCTGAAATTAATTGTTACCCAGGGCATTTTAATCAAGCTATATCTTATTTAATTAATTATGGGATTAATTCCCTAGATAAAAAAGCAGAAGCTCACCCTGGCGATCCTGAATTTAAACCTACAATTACTATTAAAACCGACTTAAACCAAGATTCTGTACTTT includes:
- a CDS encoding two-component hybrid sensor and regulator, whose amino-acid sequence is MSSTNPSENQLNATEILQLVQQEKTATLSHLVSSVVHEINNPLGCIAGNITYIKDYVKDLLNLIELYQEHYPNPVDEITDEIDSIDLEYLIEDVPKLLSAMENGAERLHQISNSLRTFGRFEGDRQVLFNIHDGINSVLLMLKSRCKGTKIRSPIEVVKNYGNIPEINCYPGHFNQAISYLINYGINSLDKKAEAHPGDPEFKPTITIKTDLNQDSVLLSIQDNSLGISDDVQNAIFEDLLITKPVLQGSGIGLSVSRQIIEDRHQGKIICRSLVGTGTEFIIELPLSS